The DNA window CAGGATGAGGGAGTCGCCGCGGTACGAGCGGCTCGCGCAGGCGCCCGCGCCGGCCGGGGCCATGCGCCAGTGGCCGTTCTCCTCGTCGCCGAGCAGCGCGGCGAAGCAGGCGGCCGAGTCGAAGCGGGGCAGGCAGAGCCAGTCGATGGAACCGTCCTTGCCGACCAGTGCCGCGGTCTGGAGGTCCCCGATGAGCGCGTAGTCCTCGATGCGTTGGGTCACGCACACTCGTGTTCCCACGCGGGCAGGGCGTTAAGCGATGCCGGACCGTGCCGCCCGGCGGGCCCCGGGCCGGTGCCGGGCGGGCCGGTTCACGCGTCCGCGGTGGCGGGCTCGGCCGGTGCGCCGTCGCCCGCGCCGGACTCGGCCGCCGCGGCGCGGTCGCGCTTTTCGCGGCGTACGAGAACGAACCAGCCGAACGGCACCGCGGCCGCGAACAGCCACCACTGCACGGCGTACGCCATGTGCGGACCGATCGAGTCGGCTTCCGGCTCGGGCACGAGCTGCGGCTTCGGGCCGGCCGGGACGGGCTCGCTCTGCTCGATGTAACCGCCGAGGACGGGCCGCGAGAGCGCCTTCGCCTGCTGCTCACTGTTGATCAGCATGACCTGCCGGGGCGGCAGACCGCTCAGGTCCTTGATTCCGCTGCCCGCCGTGGTCTCGTCGGCCTTGAGGCGCCCGGTGACGGTCACTTCGCCCTTGGGGGCGGCCGGGACCTCGGGGAACGCCTGCTGGTCGGCGGCGAAGGGGACCCACCCCCGGTTGACGAGGACGGCACGGCCGTCGTCCATGACCAGCGGGGTGAGGACGTGGAAGCCGACCTGGTCGTCGGCGTCGGTCCTGCGGCGTACGACGACTTCGTGCGCGGTGTCGTACGTGCCGGTGGCGGTCACGCGGCGCCAGTAGTCGGCGCGCGGGACGGTGTGACCGGGGGAGGTGATGCCGTCGACGGGCACGGGCCGGGCCCTGAGGTTTCCCGCGATCAGCTCGTTCTGCGCGACCCGGTGCTCGTGCCGGTGCAGCTGCCAGAAACCCAGCTCGACCATGGTGGGAATGAGGACGAGCGTCAGGAGGGTGAGGATCACCCACTGCCGGGACAACAGGAAGCGGTACACGTCCTTGACGGTACCTGGCGCGCGGTGGTCCCCGGCGGGTGGGTCACCCGCCGGGGCGAGCCGGAAGGTGTGCGTCAGACCTTGTCGACGATGCCCACCTTCCCTTCCGCGCGTGCGCAGTGGGCGCCGCAGAACCAGCGGCCCTGGACCTCCACGCCCTGGCCGAGGATCTGGACCCTGCAGTGTTCGCAGATGGGTGCCATCCGGTGGATGGCGCAGGCGAAGCAGTCGAAGACGTGCACCGCGCCCTGCGCGTGCACTTCGAACGCCATGCCGTAGTCATTTCCGCATACCTCACAACGTGCCATGCGCCACAGGGTGGGACCGCGGGCGGCGGCAGGGCGAGTGGGCGGCGGGCGAGTCGCCGTCAATCACCCGTCTGCCGGAGACACGTCCCGCAGCAGCTGGGTGAAGGCGGCCTCGTCGACGACGGGGGTGCCGAAGGACGTGGCCTTGACGGTCTTGGACGTGGCCGAGCCTGGGTCGTTGGTGACGAGCAGGCTCGTGAGCCGGGACACACTCGTCGCGACGTGCAGGCCCGCCTCCACCGCGCGGTCCTCCAGCAGCTCGCGGTCCACGGAGGTGTCGCCGGAGAACGCCACCCGCATGCCCTGCTTGAGTAGTTTGCCCGGTTCGTACCGCCCGGGGTTCGGGTACGGGCACGCCGGCCGCTTGCGCGACGGGCGCCAGCTGCCCATGCCTCCGCCCCGGTACGACGCCTGGTGGCCCACCCTCGGCGTCGCGGGCGAGTCCGACCACTCGGTGAGCGGCAGGCACTCCAGCAGCGGCAGCCGCACGCCGCCGTGCGCCGCCGCGTGCAGGCTCGGGCGGAACGCCTCGGCCAGTACGCGCGCGTCGTCGAGGGCGTGGTGCGCCCGTTGCTGTACGACACCGAAGTGTGCGGCCAGCGACTCGAGCTTGTGGTTGGGCAGCGGCAGGCCCAGCTCCTTGGAGAGCGCGATGGTGCACAGCCGCTGCTGGACGGGCGCGGTGCGCGCGGCGCGTGCGTACTCGCGGGCGATCATCGACCAGTCGAACATCGCGTTGTGCGCCACGAGCACCCGGCCGTCGAGCCGCTCGGACAGTTCGGCCGCGATGTCCGGGAACAGGGGGGCGCCCACGAGGACATCACTCGTCAGGCCGTGGATCCACACGGGACCGGGGTCCCGCTCCGGGTTGACGAGCGTGTACCAGTGGTCCTCGACGTCCCCCCGGTAGTCCAGCCGGTAGACGGCAGCGGAGACTATCCGGTCGTCGCGCGCGAGCCCGGTGGTCTCCACGTCGACGACCGCGTACCCCTTCGGGTAGGCGGTCGGCCACGGCGCTGCTGTCGATTGGTCTTCGAGCATGGTCACTGAGGATACGGGCCGTCACTGACAGCCCCGTCCGCCCGGGTGAGCAGACCGTCCACCAGAGCCTTCACGGAGTTGACGAAGAGGCGTTCGGGATCGGCGGGCCGGGCCAGGGCCCGCGCCAGCGCCGGGTCGTGTTCCGCGGTCAGCTCGTCCCACAGCTCCTCCTCGCCGGGGCGCTGCACCGGGGCGCGTTCGCGGTTGCGCTCGACGAGGACGTGCCCGACGGCCTGGAACTGGACCGCCCGTACGGCCTCGGCGGCCCGCGCGCCGCGCAGACCCGCCGCGTGCACCTCGTGCACGAGGGCCCGCTGGGCGGGCAGGAACATCCGCTCGGTGAGGCCGCGTTCGTGGACCATCGCGATCAGGTGGGGGCGGTCGAGCAGCTCGCGGCGCAGACCCCGGGCGACCGAGACGATGCGGGAGGCCGGGGTGCGGCCGGACGGGCGGATCGCGCCCATCTCCTCGACGGTCCGCTCGACGAGGGCGTCGAGGAGCGACTCGCGGTTGCCGACGTGCCAGTAGATCGAGGTGACCGCCGTACCGAGTTCGGCGGCGAGCCTGCGCATGGTGAGCGCTCCGGGCCCGTGCCGCTTGACGAGGGCCGCGGCCGCTTCCAGGACCTCGTCACGGGTCAGCGCGGAGCGCGGACCGCGTGGCCCCGTGCCGCCCGTGCCGCTCTCCCCGCCCGTGCCGCTCTCCCCGCCCGTGGCCTGTGTCCTGCGTGGCATGGAGCCCCCAAATCCCGTACGTGCACGGCTCTTTCCCCTTCATCGGCGTCGGTGTAACAGTGTTACAGGTTCCTGGGTCCTCCCGACGAAGGGCGGTACGACATGGCACGCGTACGGTACGGCGCGCGGACCGAGGCCGAGATCGCGGCGGCGCGCGCATCCGCTTCCGCGCTCCCGGACATCTGGTCCACGGGTGTGGTGGCCCTGTGGGAAAGCGACCCGGACGCGGTGGCGGCCGTACTGCCGCCGCCCCTCAAGCCCGCCGGGCGGCCGCTCGTACGGGCGAACATCAGCAAGGTCGACCTGCCGGGGTACCCGCTGGGCGCGGGTTCGGTGGCGGTCGCCGCGGTCCACGACGGCGTCGCCGGCTGGTACCCCCTCGTCATGCCGATGACCCATGAACGGGCCCTCGTCGGCGGCCGTGAGGTCTTCGGCGAGCCGAAGAAGCTGGGCGAGGTGACCGTCGACCGCGACGGCCTGGTCGTACGGGCGGCACTCGCCCGGCACGGCATCGCCTTCGTCGAGGTGCGGGGCGCCGTCGAGGGGCCGCTGCCGCTGCCCGGACCGGCCCGGAAGATCGACTTCTACTACAAGTTCCTGCCGGCCGTGGACGGCCGGGGCTTCGACGCCGACCCCGTCCTCGTGCACTGCGTCCGCAACGAGAAGGTGCGCAGGCTGGAGCGGATCGCCGGGGACGTGGTGCTGCGCGAGTCGATGTACGACCCGGTCGCGGATCTGCCCGTACACCGTGTCGTGGAGATCACGATCGGTGAGAAGACCACCGACCAGAACGGGCGCGTGGTGGAACGCGTGAGCGCGCGGGCACTGCTCCCGTACATCCACCAGCGTTACGACGACCCGCGGCAGATCCTCGACGGCCCGCCGGAGGGGAGCGTCTGATGCGGCTTCGGGAGGGGCAGGTCGCCGTGGTCACGGGCGCGGCGAGCGGCATCGGTCTCGCGATGGTGCGCCGGTTCGCCGCCGGGGGACTCAAGGTCGTACTCGCCGATGTGGAGGAGACAGCGCTGGAGAAGGCCGCGTCCGAGCTGCGGGCCGGGGGCGCCGAGGTGCTCGCGCGCGTCGTCGACGTCAGCGAACGGGAGTCCGTCACCGGGCTCGCGGACGCGGCGTACGACACCTTCGGCGCGGTGCACGTGCTGTGCAACAACGCGGGTGTCGGCTCCGGCGCCGAGGGCCGCATGTGGGAGCACGAGGTGAACGACTGGAAGTGGGCGTTCGCGGTGAACGTGTGGGGCGTCTTCCACGGCATCCAGGCTTTCGTTCCCCGGATGATCGCGGGCGGGGCACCCGGGCACGTCGTCAACACGTCGTCGGGCGACGGCGGAATCGCACCGCTGCCGACCGCCTCCGTGTACGCCGTCACCAAGGCGGCCGTCGTGACGATGACCGAGTCGCTGTACGCCCACCTGAGGGCGGAGAACGTTCCCGTGAGCGCGTCGGTGCTGTTCCCCGGACCGCACATGCTCCGTACGGGCCTGTGGGAGTCGCACCGCAACCGGCCCGCCCGCTACGCCAAGGAACGGCCGCGCAGGACGCCGTACCGCAGCCTCGGCCAGTGGGAGGCGGCGATGAGGGAGGCGGGGCACGAGATCGAGTTCACCCCGGTCGAGGACGTCGCGCAGACCGTCGTGGACGGTATCACGGCCGACCGGTTCTGGATGCTGCCGGCGAGCGAGCACAGCGACCGGCAGATCCGCGCGCGGTCGCGGTCGATGCTCGACCGCTCCAATCCGTCGTACCTGGAGAAGTTCATTCTCGACTGAGGCCCCACCGAGGGAGGACACGCGATGACAGAAGAGAGCGACCCGTACCTGATCATCTCCTCCGACTGCCACGCCGGTCTGCCGACCGAGCGGTACCGGCCCTACCTGGACAGCGCCTTCCACCGCGACTTCGACGACTTCCTCGGGCAGCGCGACGCCCGCCGCGAGGAGATGACGCGCCTGGGCGTACGCAACGAGGCGTTCGCGGCCAAGTGGTTCGAGGACAACGCGGAGGGGCTGCGCGGCGGCTGGGACGCGGCGCAGCGCCTGAAGGAGCTCGACGGCGACGGTGTGGCCGCCGAGGTGGTCTTCCCCGACGCCGATGCCGTGGACAGCGGGACCGCCGCGCCCTTCGGCGTCGGCCTCGGCCTCTCCGGCGACCAGGACCCGCGCCTGGGCATGGCGGGCGCCCGGGCCCACAACCGGTGGCTCGCCGAGTTCGTGGCGCAGAATCCCGAACGGCACTGCGGTGTCGCGCTCCTGCCCGTCACGGGAGAGGTCGAGGAGGTCGTCGCCGAGATCCACCGGGCCAGGGAAACCGGGCTCGGCGCGCTGATGATCCCCTCGATGTGGGTCGACAAGGCGCCGTACCACGACCGGCGTTACGACCCGGTGTGGGCGGCGGCGGCCGAGACCCGGATGCCGGTGGTGACCCACTCGGGCGCCGCGCCGCGCCACGAGTACGGCGACCACCTCGGCATCTACGTCTCCGAGGTCACGTGGTGGCCGGCCAGGCCGCTGTGGTTCCTGCTCTGGTCGGGCGTCTTCGAGCGCCACCCCGGGCTGAGGTTCGGCGTCGCGGAGTCCGGCTGCTGGTGGCTGCCGAACCAGCTGTGGTTCATGGACCGCCTCTACCTGGGCGCGCACGGCGGCAAGAAGCTGTCCCCCTTCGCGGAGCTCAAGCGGCCGCCGAGCGAGTACCTCGACCGGCAGGTCTTCGTCTGCGCCACCAACACCAAGCGCCGCGAACTCGCCCAGCGCTACGAGATCGGCGTCGACAACATCCTGTGGGGCAGCGACTTCCCGCACCCCGAGGGCACCTGGCCCGACACCCGCGCGTGGCTGAAGCGCACCTTCCACGACATCCCCGTCACCGAGACCCGCCGCATCCTCGGCCTGGCCGCCGCCGAGGTCTTCGGCTTCGACACGGCGAAGCTCGCCCCGCTCGCCCGGCGCATCGGCCCGACTCCGGCGGAGCTGGGCCAGCCGGACGACCAGCCGGCGGTCGAGGCGTCGTGGGCGCGGTCGCGCGAGACGGGCCGGCACTGGCTGACCGGCCACGACTTCCCGGTGCTGGGGGTCGCGCCATGACCGGCGATCGGTACACCGTCATCTCCGCCGACTGCCACGCGGGCGCCGATCTCCTCGACTACAGGCCGTACTTGGAGAAGCGCCACCACGACGACTTCGACGCCTGGGCGGCGACGTACGTCAATCCCTACGAGGATCTCCTCGCCGACACCGCCGACCGCAACTGGAACTCCGCCCGCCGCCTCGCCGAGCTGGAGGCGGACGGCATCGTCGCCGAGGTCGTCTTCCCGAACACCATCCCGCCGTTCTTCCCCAGCGCCTCCCTCATGGCCCCCGCCCCGACGAAGGCGGAGTACGAGCAGCGCTGGGCCGGCCTGCGGGCCCACAACCGTTGGCTCGCGGACTTCTGCGACGCGGCGCCGGGCCGGCGGGCGGGCGTCGCGCAGATCCTCCTCAACGACGTGGACGAGGCGGTACGGGAGATCCGCCGCACCAAGGACGCCGGCCTCACCGGGGGCATCCTGCTGCCCGGCGCCCCACCGGGTTCCGGTGTGCCCGAGCTCTACTCGCGGACGTACGACCCGATCTGGGCCGTCTGCGCGGAGCTGGACGTGCCCGTCAACCACCACGGCGGTTCGGCTTCGCCGCCGCTGGGCGACGAACCGGCCGCGCGCGCCGTCTTCATGGTGGAGACCACATGGTTCTCGCACCGGGCCCTGTGGCACCTGATGTTCGGCGGGGCGTTCCGCCGCCATCCCGGCCTGAAGCTGGTCCTCACCGAACAGGGGTCGGGCTGGATTCCCGGCGTGATCGGGATGCTGGACTACTACCACTCCCGGCTCGTGGCAGCGGCGACCCGCGCCGCCACCGCCGAGTCGAAGTTCGGCGCGGGCCTGGCGGGCTCGATGGGCGGCAGCCCGAGCGAGGTCTGGCGCGACAACTGCTATGTCGGCGCCAGCTTCATGCGCCCGCACGAAGTGCCGCTGCGCGACCGCATCGGCCTCGACAAGATCATGTGGGGCAGCGACTACCCCCACGACGAAGGTACGGCGCCGTACTCCCGCGAAGGTCTGCGGATCGCGTACGCCGGACTGCCCACGCAGGAGATCGCGGCCATGGTGGGCGGGAACGCGGCCCGTGTCTACGGCTTCGACCTCGGCCTCCTCGACCCCCTCGCGGCCCAGTGCGGACCACGGGTCGCGGAGATCGCCGAACCGCTGCCGCTCACGGAGATCCCGCCCGACGCGACGAGCCCGGCCTTCGCGCCGGGCGGGTCGGTACGCGTGTGGTGACGGCCCGGATGAGACCCTCCCCGGGTGACCGATCAGACGCATGACGAAGCCCACGGCGGAGCCCTCGGCGCGCGCCTGAACTGGCTGCGCGCCGGGGTGCTCGGGGCCAACGACGGCATCGTGTCGACCGCGGGCATCGTCGTCGGCGTCGCCGGGGCGACGGACGAGCGCTCCACGCTCCTGACGGCGGGCCTCGCCGGGCTGCTGGCCGGGTCGATGTCGATGGCGGCGGGGGAGTACGTATCGGTGTCGACGCAGCGCGACTCGGAGGAGGCGGCGCTGGCGCAGGAACGGCGTGAGCTGCGGGAGGAGCCGGAGGCCGAACTGGCGGAGCTGACCGGGCTGCTGGCCGCCCGCGGCCTGTCCGCGGACGTGGCCCGCGAGGCCGCCCAGCAGCTCACCGAACGCGACGCGCTGCGCGCGCACGCGCGCGTGGAGCTCGGCATCGACCCCGAGGACCTCACCAACCCCTGGCATGCCGCCGCCGCCAGCTTCGTCGCCTTCACGGTGGGCGCACTGCTCCCGCTCCTGGCGATCGTCCTCCCGCCCCCGTCCTGGCGGCTCCCGGTCACGGTCGTCTCGGTCCTCCTCGCCCTGGCCCTGACCGGCTGGAGCAGCGCCCGCCTGGGGGCCGCACCGCCCCGGCCGGCGGTGCTGCGGAACATGGCGGGCGGTGCGCTGGCGATGGCGGTGACGTACGGGGCGGGGTCGCTGCTGGGGGCGGCGGGGGTCTAGCGGTGTATCGGGCACCGCGCTGACAAGGCGTCTCACATACTTGTCGGTAACAACCCCTAGCCGAGCGCTCGTCCGCGCCTCTATCGTGCGGGCATGCCGAACCTGCCCGATGTCGTGCTGTGGTCGATACCCGCCTTCGTCCTGCTCACCGTGCTCGAAATCGTGAGCTACCGCCTCCATCCCGACGACGACGCCGCCGGGTACGAGACCAAGGACGCCGTCACCAGCGTCAGCATGGGGCTGGGCAGCATCGCGTTCGACTTCCTGTGGAAGATCCCGATTGTCGCGATCTACATGGCGGTGTACGAGCTGACGCCCGCCCGCGTCCCCGTCCTGTGGTGGACGATCCCGCTGATGCTGCTCGCGCAGGACTTCTTCTACTACTGGTCCCACCGCGGCCACCACGTCATCCGCGTCCTGTGGGCCTGCCACGTCGTCCACCACTCCAGCCGCAAGTTCAACCTCACCACCGCCCTGCGCCAGCCCTGGACGAGCCTCACCGTCTGGCCGTTCTACCTGCCGCTCGTCGCGTGCGGCGTGCACCCGGCGGCGCTCGCGTTCTGCTCGTCCGCGAACCTCGTCTACCAGTTCTGGGTGCACACCGAGCGGGTCGGCAAGCTGCCACGCCCCTTCGAGTACGTCCTGAACACGCCCTCCCACCACCGTGTCCACCACGCCTCCCAGGGCGGCTACCTGGACCGGAACTTCGGCGGCATCCTGATCGTCTGGGACCGGCTCTTCCGCTCCTTCGCGGCCGAGACCGAGCGGCCCGTCTACGGCCTCACCAAGAACATCGAGACGTACAACCCGCTGCGCGTCGCCACCCACGAGTACGCCGCCATCGCCCGCGACGTACGGGCCGCCACCACCTGGCGCGAGCGCGCCGGCCGCGTCTTCCGCGGCCCCGGCTGGCAACCCGCGCCCCCCGCTCCCGCTGCCCCCGCTCCCGCCGCTTCCGCTCCCGCCGAACCCGCCCCCGCACCGCTCGCCGCGCCGACCGCGCAGCAGCCCGAGCACGCCGCGTGAACCGGGGCAGGCTCGCGGGCTTCCTCCTCCTCGCCTTCGCCCTCGCGGCCGCCGCCGACCTCGCCTCGCTCCTTGCGGGCGCCGAACAGGGCCACCGGATCGCCAAGCCGCTCCTGATGCCCCTGCTCGCCGGGTACACCGCCGCCCGCGGCGGCCCGCGGCTGCTGGTCGTCGCGCTGCTCTTCGGCTGGGGCGGCGACGTGTTCCTGCTCGCCGACGCGGACTGGGCCTTCCTCGTCGGCATGGGCTCCTTCGCCGCCGGTCACGTCTGCTACCTCGTACTGTTCGGACGCGGCCGTACGCCGACGGCTCTCGGCGCCGGGTACGCCGTCGCGCTCCTCGCCACCGTCGCCCTCCTGTGGCCGGACCTCCCCGCCGACCTGCGGATCCCGGTCGCCGCGTACAGCCTGCTGCTCACGGCCATGGCGTACCGTTCGAGCGGCCTGGGTCTGTACGCCGGGCTCGGCGGCGCGCTCTTCCTGCTCTCCGACACCCTCATCGCCACCGGTGTCGCGCACTGGCCGCAGCCTCCGGTGCCCGACTTCTGGATCATGCTGACCTACCTGGCCGCGCAGTACCTGCTGGTCAAGGGGGCGCTGGAGAGGCGGCAGGAGACCCCGGCCGCCCCGGCGGCGAACCGCGAAAGCCGTACCACCGTCTGAGCGGCCAGGGCGCGCACGCCGTCATCGAGGCCGTCGGCACCGAGCAGTCGACGCGTACGGCCGAATCGTCAAGCCGTGAAGCCGTGAAGCCGTGACGCCGTGAAGCCGTGACACGGAAGCGGGCCGCCCGGAGGGTTTCCGGGCGGCCCGCTCACACGTGCTGTCCTACTTCTTGGTCACGGCGTCCAGCGCGTCGGCGATGCCGACTCCGTAGAAGCCGTTGTAGTTCTTGCCGCCCTCGCACACCGCGTCGATCTTGCCGTCGCCGTTGATGTCGTACGGATCGGTGCACGGCGCCGCGTCCGCCTGGCTCGCCAGGATGGACTTGATGCGCTTCGCCGACGCGTGCGGGTGCGTGCTCTTGATGAGCGCCGCCACGCCCGCGACGTGCGGGGAGGCCATCGACGTACCGGCCATGTAGCCCCAGCCGCCGCCCGGAACCGGACCGAGGATCAGACCGCTGGTCGCGGGGGGCGCGGGCTTCTGGTACGCCGTGCTGTCGCCGCCGGGGGCCGCGATGTCGATGACACCGTGCCCGTAGTTGGAGAACGACGACTTCAGGCCCTTCGCACCCGTCGACGCGACGGTGACGACGCCCGGCAGCTGCGTCGGGGCGTCGAGGCACTCGCGCGGGTCGATGTCGCGCGGCACCGGCGTGGTGTCGTTCGGGCTCGTCGTGTCGTTGATCGAGTCCGCCGACAGGTCGTAGTTCGAGTTGCCGGCCGCGGCGACGTTCACCGCGCCCTTCTTCTCGGCGTACCGCGAAGCCCGGACGATGGCGTCGACGAGCGCCTTCTGGTCCGGGTCGTCCTCGCAGTTGAACATCCACGGGTCGGTGTAGTAGCTGTTGTTCGTCACGTCGACACCGTGCTCGGCCGCCCACACGAAGCCGCAGACCACGGACTCCGTGTAGAAGAAGCCGGCCGTCGTGGACACCTTGATGCCCGAGACCTTGACGCCCGGCGCGACACCGGTGACGCCGACGCCGTTCTTCGCCGCGGCTATCTCGCCCGCCACGTGCGTGCCGTGCGGGCTCTCCTCGGCCGACGGGCGCCAGGCGCCGTCCGCCGTGTCGGGCTTGCCGGTGACGCAGTTGACGGACGCCTCGCGGTCGAAGTTCGGCGCCAGGTCCGGGTGGGTGTCGTCGACACCCGTGTCGATGACGGCGACCGTGACGTCCCTGCTGCCGAGCGTCTTCTCGTGGGCCTTGTCCGCCTTGATGGCGGGCAGGTCCCACTGCAACGGCTGCAACGGGTCCTCGCCGGCCACGGCTTCCGCGG is part of the Streptomyces agglomeratus genome and encodes:
- a CDS encoding amidohydrolase family protein yields the protein MTEESDPYLIISSDCHAGLPTERYRPYLDSAFHRDFDDFLGQRDARREEMTRLGVRNEAFAAKWFEDNAEGLRGGWDAAQRLKELDGDGVAAEVVFPDADAVDSGTAAPFGVGLGLSGDQDPRLGMAGARAHNRWLAEFVAQNPERHCGVALLPVTGEVEEVVAEIHRARETGLGALMIPSMWVDKAPYHDRRYDPVWAAAAETRMPVVTHSGAAPRHEYGDHLGIYVSEVTWWPARPLWFLLWSGVFERHPGLRFGVAESGCWWLPNQLWFMDRLYLGAHGGKKLSPFAELKRPPSEYLDRQVFVCATNTKRRELAQRYEIGVDNILWGSDFPHPEGTWPDTRAWLKRTFHDIPVTETRRILGLAAAEVFGFDTAKLAPLARRIGPTPAELGQPDDQPAVEASWARSRETGRHWLTGHDFPVLGVAP
- a CDS encoding TetR/AcrR family transcriptional regulator; translation: MPRRTQATGGESGTGGESGTGGTGPRGPRSALTRDEVLEAAAALVKRHGPGALTMRRLAAELGTAVTSIYWHVGNRESLLDALVERTVEEMGAIRPSGRTPASRIVSVARGLRRELLDRPHLIAMVHERGLTERMFLPAQRALVHEVHAAGLRGARAAEAVRAVQFQAVGHVLVERNRERAPVQRPGEEELWDELTAEHDPALARALARPADPERLFVNSVKALVDGLLTRADGAVSDGPYPQ
- a CDS encoding amidohydrolase family protein codes for the protein MTGDRYTVISADCHAGADLLDYRPYLEKRHHDDFDAWAATYVNPYEDLLADTADRNWNSARRLAELEADGIVAEVVFPNTIPPFFPSASLMAPAPTKAEYEQRWAGLRAHNRWLADFCDAAPGRRAGVAQILLNDVDEAVREIRRTKDAGLTGGILLPGAPPGSGVPELYSRTYDPIWAVCAELDVPVNHHGGSASPPLGDEPAARAVFMVETTWFSHRALWHLMFGGAFRRHPGLKLVLTEQGSGWIPGVIGMLDYYHSRLVAAATRAATAESKFGAGLAGSMGGSPSEVWRDNCYVGASFMRPHEVPLRDRIGLDKIMWGSDYPHDEGTAPYSREGLRIAYAGLPTQEIAAMVGGNAARVYGFDLGLLDPLAAQCGPRVAEIAEPLPLTEIPPDATSPAFAPGGSVRVW
- a CDS encoding DEDDh family exonuclease; this encodes MTMLEDQSTAAPWPTAYPKGYAVVDVETTGLARDDRIVSAAVYRLDYRGDVEDHWYTLVNPERDPGPVWIHGLTSDVLVGAPLFPDIAAELSERLDGRVLVAHNAMFDWSMIAREYARAARTAPVQQRLCTIALSKELGLPLPNHKLESLAAHFGVVQQRAHHALDDARVLAEAFRPSLHAAAHGGVRLPLLECLPLTEWSDSPATPRVGHQASYRGGGMGSWRPSRKRPACPYPNPGRYEPGKLLKQGMRVAFSGDTSVDRELLEDRAVEAGLHVATSVSRLTSLLVTNDPGSATSKTVKATSFGTPVVDEAAFTQLLRDVSPADG
- a CDS encoding sterol desaturase family protein, encoding MPNLPDVVLWSIPAFVLLTVLEIVSYRLHPDDDAAGYETKDAVTSVSMGLGSIAFDFLWKIPIVAIYMAVYELTPARVPVLWWTIPLMLLAQDFFYYWSHRGHHVIRVLWACHVVHHSSRKFNLTTALRQPWTSLTVWPFYLPLVACGVHPAALAFCSSANLVYQFWVHTERVGKLPRPFEYVLNTPSHHRVHHASQGGYLDRNFGGILIVWDRLFRSFAAETERPVYGLTKNIETYNPLRVATHEYAAIARDVRAATTWRERAGRVFRGPGWQPAPPAPAAPAPAASAPAEPAPAPLAAPTAQQPEHAA
- a CDS encoding SDR family NAD(P)-dependent oxidoreductase, which translates into the protein MRLREGQVAVVTGAASGIGLAMVRRFAAGGLKVVLADVEETALEKAASELRAGGAEVLARVVDVSERESVTGLADAAYDTFGAVHVLCNNAGVGSGAEGRMWEHEVNDWKWAFAVNVWGVFHGIQAFVPRMIAGGAPGHVVNTSSGDGGIAPLPTASVYAVTKAAVVTMTESLYAHLRAENVPVSASVLFPGPHMLRTGLWESHRNRPARYAKERPRRTPYRSLGQWEAAMREAGHEIEFTPVEDVAQTVVDGITADRFWMLPASEHSDRQIRARSRSMLDRSNPSYLEKFILD
- a CDS encoding acetoacetate decarboxylase family protein; the protein is MARVRYGARTEAEIAAARASASALPDIWSTGVVALWESDPDAVAAVLPPPLKPAGRPLVRANISKVDLPGYPLGAGSVAVAAVHDGVAGWYPLVMPMTHERALVGGREVFGEPKKLGEVTVDRDGLVVRAALARHGIAFVEVRGAVEGPLPLPGPARKIDFYYKFLPAVDGRGFDADPVLVHCVRNEKVRRLERIAGDVVLRESMYDPVADLPVHRVVEITIGEKTTDQNGRVVERVSARALLPYIHQRYDDPRQILDGPPEGSV
- a CDS encoding SURF1 family protein gives rise to the protein MYRFLLSRQWVILTLLTLVLIPTMVELGFWQLHRHEHRVAQNELIAGNLRARPVPVDGITSPGHTVPRADYWRRVTATGTYDTAHEVVVRRRTDADDQVGFHVLTPLVMDDGRAVLVNRGWVPFAADQQAFPEVPAAPKGEVTVTGRLKADETTAGSGIKDLSGLPPRQVMLINSEQQAKALSRPVLGGYIEQSEPVPAGPKPQLVPEPEADSIGPHMAYAVQWWLFAAAVPFGWFVLVRREKRDRAAAAESGAGDGAPAEPATADA
- a CDS encoding S8 family serine peptidase, which translates into the protein MTPHRTPRTRLTVAVSAGVAITAALAFLPGTASATSADALGASDATTAVAEAAGTPLSYVVNVRPGKGNSAKVKKAIGRAGGTIVQAYDQIGVIVVHSSNDAFAKTMRKVKGVQSAGATRTAPLPAQSTKDVGTPKGLTAAQAKAAAAEAVAGEDPLQPLQWDLPAIKADKAHEKTLGSRDVTVAVIDTGVDDTHPDLAPNFDREASVNCVTGKPDTADGAWRPSAEESPHGTHVAGEIAAAKNGVGVTGVAPGVKVSGIKVSTTAGFFYTESVVCGFVWAAEHGVDVTNNSYYTDPWMFNCEDDPDQKALVDAIVRASRYAEKKGAVNVAAAGNSNYDLSADSINDTTSPNDTTPVPRDIDPRECLDAPTQLPGVVTVASTGAKGLKSSFSNYGHGVIDIAAPGGDSTAYQKPAPPATSGLILGPVPGGGWGYMAGTSMASPHVAGVAALIKSTHPHASAKRIKSILASQADAAPCTDPYDINGDGKIDAVCEGGKNYNGFYGVGIADALDAVTKK
- a CDS encoding VIT1/CCC1 transporter family protein, coding for MTDQTHDEAHGGALGARLNWLRAGVLGANDGIVSTAGIVVGVAGATDERSTLLTAGLAGLLAGSMSMAAGEYVSVSTQRDSEEAALAQERRELREEPEAELAELTGLLAARGLSADVAREAAQQLTERDALRAHARVELGIDPEDLTNPWHAAAASFVAFTVGALLPLLAIVLPPPSWRLPVTVVSVLLALALTGWSSARLGAAPPRPAVLRNMAGGALAMAVTYGAGSLLGAAGV
- a CDS encoding lysoplasmalogenase translates to MNRGRLAGFLLLAFALAAAADLASLLAGAEQGHRIAKPLLMPLLAGYTAARGGPRLLVVALLFGWGGDVFLLADADWAFLVGMGSFAAGHVCYLVLFGRGRTPTALGAGYAVALLATVALLWPDLPADLRIPVAAYSLLLTAMAYRSSGLGLYAGLGGALFLLSDTLIATGVAHWPQPPVPDFWIMLTYLAAQYLLVKGALERRQETPAAPAANRESRTTV